DNA sequence from the Candidatus Tanganyikabacteria bacterium genome:
ATGTCTGCGACGTGTTCGTCACGGCCCACGACATCCGGCCCGAGGATCACGTGCTGATCCAGGCCGCCTACCAGAAGTACAACGACTCGGCGACCAGCAAGACCATCAACTTCGCCGAGGAGGCCACCGTCGAGGATGTCGAGGTGGCGTACCGGTTGGCCTACCAGACCGGCTGCAAGGGCATCACGGTCTACCGCAACAACTCTCGCAAGTTCCAGCCCCTGTCCGTCAGCAAGAAGGATCCGGAGGCGGCCGTGGAAAGCTTCGTGGCCATCGAGCCCGAGGAGCTCGAAGACCATCGGTGGCAGCCGCGGGCCCGCTCCGAGGACCTGTACGGCTTCACCCGCTGCACCGCCACGGGCGACGGCAAGCTCTACACCACACTCAATTACGACGAGCAGGGCATGCGCGAGGTGTTCACCATCGTCGGCCGCAGCGGCGGCACCATCTTCAGCCTGTCTGAGGCGCTTGGCCGCCTCATCAGCATGGCCCTGCAGCACAACATCGACACCGATGAGATCGCCAACAAGCTCATCGGCATCCGGGGCGCCAACCCGGTGGGCTTCGGCCGCAACCAGGTCCTGTCCATCCCCGATGCGGTAGGCAAGGCCCTCAAGGAGGCCCCGCGGCAGCTAGGCCCGGTGCTGGCCCGCCAGCCAAAGGGCTCGCAGGTGCCGGCCATGGTCCATGCCCCGCGGCACGGGCGCAGCGCCGTGGACATCTACGGCGAGAATCCCGAGTGCCCCGAATGCGGTAGCGGCCTGGATTTCGGCGAAGGCTGCGCCACCTGCCGGAGCTGCGGCTACAGCAAGTGCTCGTAGCCGGGCGCTGATTCCGAGAGGCTGCCGCAGGGCAGCCTCTTGTCTTTGTTATCTGGCGAATAAGTAATTACTATTTAACCTGGCGCAAGGGCCAGGCAAGCCCGTCGCAACGAGATTGCTAGTTTCTGAGCTAGACATAATGCGGCCGGCATTATGTGAAACGGGCGCCAAATCTTTACACGGCGCGGGGCTGGGCCATTTGTACTTAGTGGTAAGTAGAATCTATCCACCTCATCCCCTGGCGATTCCGTTCCAAAAGGTCGCTCGAGGTGGTGAAGGCCGAGCCCTCCCTCGGCCTTCAGTTTTTGGTTGAAACGGCCAGGGGTATAACCGGCTTGCGTTATCTCGAAGGAGGGTACCTTGGCGCTTGCCACCGCGGACTGGGCCCCCTTGCCGCTGCGCTACGCCGTCGGAGCGGTGTTCTTCGTGCATGGCGCCAACATCGTGTTCGGCGATCTGCCGGAGTGGGGCCGGCGTTTCGCCGAGGTCGGCTTTCCCATGGCCGATCTGGCCGCCATCCTGGTGGGAGTCCTCGAGTTCTCCGGCGGCATCTGCTTGATCATGGGGCTCTTCACGCGATTCTTCGCCCTGATCCTGTGCGCGCTCGCCGCCATCGCGTTGATCAAGATCAAGTGGACGCTCGGCTTCGTGGTGGGAGACGGTGCGCTGGGCTGGCAGGGGAGCGGCTACGAGTTCGAACTGACCTTGGTGGCCGCGAACCTCGCACTGGTCCTCACGGGGGGCGGCCTGCTGTCGATCGATCGCCTCATTTCGCCCGAAGACGACCAGAGCTGACGCCTCCCGGGCGTGACGTAACGCTTCAAGCCGCAAGGTCCGCCGCCGAAACCAGGGATAAGCGGGAATGGGATCCCGCCAAGGATAGGGACAACCGGGTTTTCACGAGGCGGTAGAGAATGCCCAGCAGCGTTCATACGTTCGTGCCGCAGTTGCGATCGGCACGGCTCTTCAATATGCAGACCGACAACATCGCCAACGAGGTGGCGCGCTTGTCGTCCGGCGAACGCATGCTCAGAGCGACCGACAACGCGGCCAGCATCGCGATTTCGGGCGGCATTCGCACGAAGATCATCAGCTACAACCAGGCATCGCGAAACGCGCAGGACGCCCAGAACATGCTGCAGACGGCCGAGGGCGGCCTCGACGAGACCGCCAAGATGCTGCAGCGCATGCGCGAACTGGTCCTGCGCGGCACCAACGACACGCTCACCGATGTCGATCGCGCGAAGG
Encoded proteins:
- a CDS encoding flagellin, translated to MPSSVHTFVPQLRSARLFNMQTDNIANEVARLSSGERMLRATDNAASIAISGGIRTKIISYNQASRNAQDAQNMLQTAEGGLDETAKMLQRMRELVLRGTNDTLTDVDRAKVYSEIENLWV
- a CDS encoding DoxX family protein, whose protein sequence is MALATADWAPLPLRYAVGAVFFVHGANIVFGDLPEWGRRFAEVGFPMADLAAILVGVLEFSGGICLIMGLFTRFFALILCALAAIALIKIKWTLGFVVGDGALGWQGSGYEFELTLVAANLALVLTGGGLLSIDRLISPEDDQS